TCTTCGGGAATGTTGGCCTTGTCCAGCTTGTTGGTCTCCTTGTGCAGATGCGGATAGTGCCGGCACCACGCAAACAAGATTTTGCGCCCGTCGTAAGACAAGGTGGGCCGCAGAAAACTCCCCGGCGCCGTGAACGCCGTGGTCAGGCACACCTCCTCCGGCGACTCGCTCTTGAAGTGGCGCAACAAATAAATGCCACCCCCCGGCCTGCTCCACCACCCATAATACTGGTCCGACATGTGATTGAATGAAGCCGGCGCCCGCTTGTTGAACACCAGCGTGTCAAAATCCAGCAGCGGATTCGCCAGCGCAATCTCCCGCTGCACCCACCGCGCCGCCAGGTAATGCTCCCGCGTGTAGGCGCGCGCAGGCACGGCGGCATAATCGGCCAGCAACCGTTGCAATCGCGCCTCCAGCGCCCGGGTGTCCACCCCCTCCTGCCGCAGTTCCCCCAGCCGCAGCCGGCAGTAGGCGTGCACCCGCTCCGTCATCGCCCGCCAGTCCGGCTCCTGCGGCGCCAGATGGTTCTGGGACCAGCGCGACAGGCTGGATTGTTTGGCCGGCCGGCGCAGCGCCACGTTTTGCCGGGGATGCGTGCTGGTGAACACCTCAATTTCATCAAGATGCAAAAACCCCCGCGCCGGCAACTGCACGCGCACATACCGCGCCCGCTCGCCATTGAGTTTGATGTCCAGCGGCTTGCGGTCCGCGTGGCCCTTGAACACCCGCCCGTCGTGCGCGTACACCCGCCGCCATTGCTGGCCATCCAGCGACAAGTGCACCTCCAGCTCCCGCGCCCGTTCGGCCGCCTCGGTGCGATTCCAAATCACCACCTGCCCCAGCGTGTGAATCTGCTGCAAATCCACCTGCCACCAGGGCGTGGCATCCTCCCCCGTGTGAAAACCCCAGCCCCCGTTGATGACCCCGTCACAACCGCCGGCGGCGTCCGCCTCGCAGGTGAGATTGGTGTGCTGCGCCACCGCCAAATCCGCATAAGCCTCCGCCAGATAATTGGACGCAACCAATTGCCGCCATGCCCCCGCCTCCAGCCGCGTTGCCGGCGCCTCCGCCAGCAACTGCCACGCCACCCAGCCCATGCCTGCGGCCAGCAGCCATCCGCACCCACGCCTTTGAGTCACGCGCATAAGGTCGCCTGTCCCCCCGCCATCGGCCCACGAGCCCTGCGGGAAGTCTGCCTCATGCTACGGAATCCTCGGGAGAGGGACAAGCCGGATGTGCGGGGCCGCTGACCAACACCACAAATTCACCCTTGAGCGGCCGCTGCCGGGCGCGCTCCAACAGCTCCGCCGGCCGCCCGCGCAGCACTTCTTCAAACTTCTTGGTCAATTCCCGCGCCAGCACCACCTCCCGCTCCGGGCAAACCTCGGCCAGCTCCTCAAGCAGCCGCTGGATGCGAAACGGCGATTCATACAGCACCAACGTGCCCGGCACTCCGCCCAACGCCTCCAGCCGCTTGCGCCGCGCCCCGCTTTTGTGCGGCAAAAAGCCCACAAAATGAAACTCGTCCGTCGGCAGCCCGCTCACCGTCAATGCCGCCACCAGCGCGCACGGCCCGGGCACGGCTTCCACCCGATAACCCGCCGCCCGCGCCGCCCGCACCACCCGCTCCCCCGGGTCGCTGATGCCCGGACTGCCGGCGTCGGTGACGAGCGCCACCTTCTCCCCCCGGGCCAGCCGCTCCAAAATGGCCTCGCTCCGCCGCGCCTCATTAAACTTGAAGCAACTGATGAGCGGCTTGCGAATGCCATAATGTTGCAACAACCGCGCCGAATGCCGCGTGTCCTCCGCCGCCACCACATCGCATTCCCGCAACACCCGCAGCGCGCGCAGGGTGATATCCTCCAGATTCCCAATCGGCGTGGCCACCAGGTACAACGTGCCGGGCGTCAGGGGCGGCAGCTCTGCCGTCGGCGCTGGGGCGGCCTCGCTCATGTCCGGGCAGAAATGGAATTTTCCAGAATCGCCCACACCGCTGGCACCGTCTGGGCCGGGTCATGATGCACCATCCCCTGCCACCCCCGGGCCACGCCCGCCGCCACATTCTCCGGCCGGTCATCCAGATAAAGAATCTCCGCCCCCCGGCAGCCGGAGCGCTGCTCCAGCGTCTCATACATGGGCGGATGCGGTTTCATGCTGCGGATTTCGTAGGAATAAATGTAGCCGGTGAACTTCCGGAAAAACTCAAAATCCTCATATACGCACCGCGCCGCAATGTCATTGGTGTTGCTGAACAGCCACGTCGGATAACCCCGGGCGCGAATCTCCTCCAACAGCTCCACCATCGGCGCGATGGGCACGAAAATATGCCCCAGCCAGTGCTCGAAATATTCACGCGTGCCGCGGTAACCGGTGGCCCGGCAAAAGCCGGTATAAAACAATTCGGAGGAAATGGCGCTGATTTCATATTGAACCAGCCAGCCATCCGCAAACAGAAACCGGTAGATTTCCTCGGCGGAAGCGCTCGCGTGCTCCGCCAGCGCCCGGGCGGAGTCGCGGTAATCAAAATCCACCAGCACATTCCCCAAATCAAAAACCACAATTTTCGGTTTCATGCCCTTGCGTTACTCCACTCGGCGGCGCCCCTCCAGCGCGCGGGACAACGTGATTTCATCGGCAAACTCCAGCCCCGCTCCCGCCGGCAGCCCCTGCGCCAGCCGCGTGACCGGCACCCCCTGACCCGCCAGCCGCCGGGCCAGATAATAACAGGTGGCGTCGCTCTCCACGTCGCTGCCCAGGGCCAACACCACTTCCTTCACCCTGCCCTCCGCCAACCGCGCCTCCAGCTCCGCAATCCGCAAATCCTCCGGCTCCACGCCGGTGGTGGGTGAGAGCCGCCCTCCCAACACATGATACAAACCGCGATACGCCCCCGCCTTCTCCAGCCGCAAAATGTCCACCGGCGTTTCCACCACGCACAACAGCGCGGCATCCCGCCGGGGGTCCGCACACAGCGCGCATGGCTGGATTTCGGTCAGGCCGCCGCATTGCGCGCAGGCCTGCACCTTCTCGCGCGCTTCCACCAGGGCCGCCGCCAGCAACTTCACCGCTTCCGGCTCCCGCTGCACCAGATGCAACGCCAGCCGCTCGGCCGTACGCGGCCCGATGCCGGGCAACTGGCCCAACGCCCCCACCAGCCGTTGCAGCGATTCAGGCAATGCGCCCATGCCAATGTCTCATCCGCACGCCCCCCTTCCACCCCGGGCGCCTCACGTCAAGCCGGGCAGGTTGAAGCCGGCGGTCACTTTCTGCATTTCCGTTTCGTTGATTTTCCGCGCCTGGTCCAGAGCCTGATTCACCGCCGTCAGCACCAGGTCTTCCAGCACCTCGGCATCGCCCGGATTCAGCGTCTGCGGGTCCAGCCGGATGGACTTCAGCCGCCCGTCGCACGTCGCCACCGCCTTCACCGCGCCCCCGCCACTCGTCGCCTCCACGGTCTGCTGGGCCAGTTGCTGTTGGATGGCGGTGATCTGCTGCTGCATCCGCGCCGCCTGCTTCATGAGTTTGCCAATGCTCGACATGGTTGAAAAAAATCTCGCTTAGGATTGATGCTCAAGTATTCCCCGATGGATGGACCACCTGCCGCAACATGCCCCGAAACAGCTCCAGCGCCCGGGCAATTTCCGGATCATTCTTATAGTCATTCAAATTCTTGGGCGCACCCTTGGGCGCCGCCGCCGGGGCCGCCGCCGATGCACCCGCCTCGGCTGGCGCGGACGCCGTCACCGCCGGCAACGGGGCCGCAGGCGGACTCGCCTCGATGAACTTCAGCCGCACGTCCGGCCACCCCAGGGCCGCCAGCCGCTGCACCAGCCACGCCCGATGCGCATCCCCACTGGCCAATACCATATTGGCCTTGTTATCGGGCGCAAAACCAATGACCAAATCCCCCCGCTCAAAGGAAACGGGAAACGCCAGCGCAAACGAGGAATACAACATGGGGCGCTGCTCCCGCATCTCCGCCAGCAACCGCCCCCACAGCTCCTGCAACGCCGTCCCCGCCACCGGCTCGTTGGCGGCTCGCGCCTGCGGCGGTGGCGCCCCCGAAGGCGGATTGGCCGGTGCTGCCGCCGGCGCCGGTCGTGAGGCCCGGCCCGTTTGCGCCTCCACCGCCGCGCGCAACGAACCCGCAGGCGGGGCCGCTGCGGAGGCCGGCGCCTCACTGGCCCCGCCCGCCGCCGCCTCCGTGCGCAGTCGCTGCAACTGCTGCAACACCGCCTCCAAACTCACCGCCTGCCGCGCCTGACAGGCCTTCCACAACGCCAGCTCGATGAGTATCTTGCGCGAGGCCGCCTCCCGCAGTTGCAGCTCGCACTCGCTCAACACCTCCATGATGCGCGTCAGCGTGTCCGTCGTCACCCCCGCCAACTGCGGCTTCATGGCTTCCCATTCCGCCTCAGACACCTCCAGCAGGCTGCGGTCCCCCTGGGACACCTGATAAATCAACAAATTGCGGAAATGCCGCAACAAATCGCCCACCAGCCGCGCCAGGTCCTTGCCCGCCTGCGCCGCCGCGTCCAGCTCGCGCATGGCCTGAACCGCGTCCCCGGCCAGCACGGCCCCCGCCATGGACAACAATTGCGACTGCGCGGCCAGGCCGTACATGGAAAGCACGTCCGCCTCCACAATCTTCCCCCCGCAGAAGCTGATGAGCTGGTCCAGCGCCGACTCCGCGTCACGCATGCCCCCATCGCAACCCCGCGCAATCGCCTGCAGAGCCGCCTCCTCCACCTCCACCCCCTCGGCCTTCGCAATGCGCGCCAGTTGCTGCACTATCAGCAGGGACGGTATGCGCCGCAAATCAAACCGCTGGCACCGCGACAAAATGGTGGGCAGCACCTTCTCCGGGTCCGTCGTCGCAAAGAAAAACTTCACATGCGGCGGCGGCTCCTCCAGCGTCTTCAACAAGGCGTTGAACGCCGAGGTCGAAAGCATGTGCACCTCGTCTATGATGTAAATCTTGAAACGCGACGCCGCCGGCGCGTATTTCACCGTCTCCCGCAAATCGCGCACCTGCTCCACGCTGTTGTTGCTCGCGCCGTCAATCTCCAGCACGTCCATCGAGCGCCCCTCGGTGATCTCCACCACCCGGGGGTCGTCCTCGCGAAAATCCACCCTCGGCCCGTCCGTGCAGTTCAGGCACTTGGCAAAAATCCGCGCAATGGTCGTCTTGCCGGTGCCCCGCGGCCCGCAAAAAATGTAGGCATGCGCAATGCGGTTTTGCTGGATTGCCTGCGCCAGCGTGCGCGTCACATGCTCCTGCCCCACCACATCGCTGAAACGCTGCGGGCGGTATTTGCGTGCTAAAACCTGGTATGCCATGAAATCACCGGACGCCCCGCGGGGCGTTGCCGCCTCCGCCTCGAGTTAATCTAAAAAGAAATGCCAGGGTGACCACGGCGCATGCTGAGCATACTACCGCTGCTGCCTTCCGGCCCTCACGGGGTTTGTAAGTCCGCATTCCATGGGCCCTGGCAAATTCCCAAAGTCACCCCCTCATTTAGCCCCACCGGCCCACCCCCCGCAAGCCCTTATTTGCGCCCGCAAAATTTCCTTTTACCCCTTGCCCGCCGGGCTACACTTCCGGCCCGATGGCTTCAGAAACACAACTGACTCCCATGATGGCGCAGTATCGCCGCATCAAAAGCGAGCTGCCCAAGGATGCCCTGTTGCTGTTTCGCCTCGGCGACTTCTACGAAATGTTCTTCGATGACGCCAAAACCGGCGCCGAAGTCTGCCATCTGGCCCTCACCCGCCGCCAGCAGGTCCCCATGTGCGGCATCCCCTACCATGCCGCCTCCGGTTACATCGCCAAACTCCTCCGCGCCGGCCACAAAGTCGCCATTTGCGACCAGATGGAAGACGCCCGCCCCGGCCATCTGGTCAAACGCGAAGTCACCCAAATCCTTTCCCCCGGCACCCATTTCGACGAACGCCTCCTCCAGGCCGAGCGCAACAATTTCCTTGCCTCCGTCTATCCGCTCAACGGCCGCTTCGGCGTCGCCGTCGTGGACCTCACCACCGCCAGTTTCCGCGCCACCGAATTAACCTCGGAAACCGAACTCACCGCCGAACTCGACCGCCTGGCCCCCGCTGAAATCATCGTGCCCGCCGAAGCCGCCGCCCTCCAGACCCTCCTCCGCCCCCTTCACCGCTTCCTCAACGGCTACGAAGACTGGGTCTTCGCCCCGGAAACCGCCGTCCACACCGTCCGCGAACATTTCAAGGTGGCCACCCTCGATGGTTTCGGCCTGCGCGGCCATCCCGCCGCCGTGGGCGCCGCCGGCGGCGCCTTGCATTACCTCACCCAGCACCTCCGGCGCGACGTCTCCCACCTCACCACCCTTTCCTATTACCAAACCAGCGAGTTCCTGACTCTCGACGCCACCACCCTCCGCCACCTCGAAGTCCTGGAACCCTTGCACCGCGACGCCCCCAAAGCCGCCACCCTCCACGGCGCCTGCAACCGCACCCGCACCCCCATGGGCGCCCGCAGACTGCGCGACTGGCTCTCCCAGCCCCTCGCCAATGCCACCGCCATCCGCCGCCGCCAGGACGTCGTCGCCGCCTGGGTGCAAAACCCGCCCCTCCTCGAACAATTCCGCGAACAGCTCGAAGACATCCGCGACCTCGAGCGCACCCTCAGCCGCCTGAGCACCGGCGCCGGCAACGCCCGCGACCTCCTCGCCCTGCGCCTCGCCCTCCTCCGCCTCCCCGCCCTGCGCGAGGTTTTGCGCCAGCTTATTGAGGCCCAATCCCGCGCCAGCGAGCCCACCCTCCTGCCCCCGGAGCCGCCGCCCCCGGACCAGCCCCCCTCCCTCCTCGAGGAGCTGACCGCCCAGATTACCGAGCTGCCCGCCGTCGCTGACCTCATCGGCCGCGCCATGGTGGAAGACCCGCCCCTCGCCTTGAAAGAAGGCGGCCTCATCCGCGACGGCTTCAACCCCCAGCTCGACGAATTGCGCAACGCCATGCGCGGCGGCAAAGACTGGATTGCCCAATTGCAACAGCGCGAAATCGAGCGCACCGGCATCGCCTCCCTCAAAGTGCGCTTCAATTCCGTCTTCGGCTACTACATCGAAATCACCAAGGCCAACCTTGACAAGGTGCCGCCTGAATACCAGCGCAAACAAACCATCGCCAACGGCGAGCGCTTCATCACGCCCGAACTCAAACAAATGGAGGCCAAAATCCTCGGCGCCGAAGAACGCGCCGCCCGCCTGGAATACGAGCTTTTCCAGGAGGTCCGCGGCGAAGTCCTCCGCCATCTGCCCACCCTCCAACAAACCGCCGCCGCCATCGCCCAACTGGACGTGCTGGCCACCTTCGCCGAAAACGCCCGCCTCTTCCAATACTGCCGCCCCGACGTCCGCGACGAAGGCATCCTCTCCATCCGCGACGGCCGCCACCCCATGCTCGAACAAACCCTGGTGGAAGAACGCTTCGTCCCCAATGACGTCTTCCTGGACGGCACCACCCGCCAAATCGCCCTCATCACCGGCCCCAACATGGCCGGCAAAAGCACCTACCTCCGCCAGGTCGCCCTCCTCGTCCTCCTCGCCCACACCGGCTCCTTCATCCCCGCCACCGAAGCCCGCATTGACCTCGTGGACCGCATCTTCACCCGCATCGGCGCCAGCGATGACCTCGCCCGCGGCCAGTCCACCTTCATGGTCGAAATGAGCGAAACCGCCAACATCCTCAACAACGCCACCCGCCGCAGCCTCATCATCCTCGACGAAATCGGACGCGGCACCAGCACCTTCGACGGCCTCAGCCTCGCCTGGAGCATCGTCGAACACCTCCACAACGTCGTCGGCGCCAAAGTCCTCTTTGCCACCCATTACCACGAACTCACCGAACTGGCCGCCCGCCTCCCCCGCCTCGCCAACTTCAACGTCGCCGTCCGCGAATGGCACGACAAAATCCTCTTCCTCCGCAAAATCGTCGAAGGCGGCACTGACAAAAGCTACGGCATCCAGGTCGCCCGCCTCGCCGGCGTCCCCAAGGCCGTCATTGACCGCGCCAAAGTCATCCTGCGCAACCTCGAAGAATCCGAGCTTACCCCCGAGGGCAACGTCCGCCAGCCCGCCCGCCAGCGCGCCGAACGCGAAAAACTTCAGGCCCTCGAACCCAATCCCCAGCTCGACCTCTTTGCCTCCAGCTAAACTTCGCCCCCACCCCGACCCGCGCCCCCCATGGACTCCTCCCCCATCCAATGGCCCATTGACGGCGTCCTCGACCTGCACTCCTTCCGCCCCCAGGACGTCGCCGATGTGCTCCAGGAATACCTCGCCCAATGCCGCGCCCGCGGCATCCTCCAAGTCCGCGTCATCCACGGCAAAGGCCAGGGCGTCCTCTGCCGCACCGTCCACGCCCTCCTTGCCCGCCTGCCCGAAGTCCAAAGCTTCGCCCTCGCCACCCCCGCCTTCGGCGGCCACGGCGCCACCATCGTCCACCTCCAACCCCTGCCCTAAATCGGGACCGCCACGCGCCCTCGACCCCGGCCCGCCATGGCATTCGCACGCTTGCCGTCCTCAAACCCCGGGCGCATACTTCCCCCATGCAATTCCACACCAACCCGCTCTGGATGCTCGCCGCCATGCTGGCAACATGGACCCCGGCACTGCCGGCCGCCCAGCGTGAAATCCCGCCCGCCTTCGGCCCCTACCTCAACCTCAAGGAGGCGGACTTCACCGGCACGCGCAGTTTCACCGCCAAGGACAAAATCGTGGCCACGTACTACTTCTACTGGTACGACATCTACACCAAAAGCCACATCATTGACCACGACGGCACCGACGCCCTCACCACCCACCCGCCCACGCTGGAGGATTTCTCGTACCAATCCATCGCCTGGCACAAAAAGCAATTTCTCGACATGCAGGAGGCCGGCATTGACGTGGCCCTGCCGGTGTTCTGGGGCGCCCCCAGCGAGCAGGACCCCAAAGCCGGCCTGCACTGGAGCTACGAAGGGCTGAAGGTCATGGTCCAGGCGCGTGATGAACTGGTCAAAGCCGGGAAAAAACCGCCGCTCCTCGGCCTCTTCTATGACACCAGCACCCTGCAATTCAACCAATGGGGCGTGCATGTGGATTTAACCACCGACTACGGCCGCCGCTGGTTCTACGCCACCATCCGCGACTTCTTCTCCATGGTGCCGCCGCGGCACTGGGCCATGATTGACGGCAAACCGCTGGTGCTGCTCTACGCCGCCGCCTTCGCCAAAGCCCATGACCAATCCTGCGTGGATTATCTCATGGAACAATTCCCCAAGGATTTCGGCGGACGCCGCCCCTACTTTGTCCGCCAAAACTCATGGAATGTGAAAGCCGACAATACCGTGGCCTGGGGTGGCGCGCTGGGCCTGGTCAACCCCGGCGTGGCCTCCCTTGGCCCCGGCTATGACCATTCAGCCGTGCCGGGACGCACGCCGCTGGTCGTGGACCGCCGCGGCGGCAAGTTCTACGAGGAGCAATGGCTCAAATTCCTCCGCCGGCCATCCAATATCGTCACCCTCGAAACCTGGAATGAGTTCCATGAAGGCACTGACATCTGCGAATCCCGCGAGTACGGCCGGCAATACATCAACCTGACTAAAAAGTACGTGCGCCTCTTCAAGCAGGGCTATGTGCCGCCGTGGCCCAAGGGCGCCTATGACAAGGCGCGCTCGGTGAGCATGCTGCTGGCCGAAAAAAACACCGAACGCGGTTTGCAGTGGGTGGAAAATGATGACGGCAAAACCACCCCCGCCACCGCCGGCGGTCTGCCCTGCCGCGCCGCCCAAATCACCCCCAAGGGCGGCACCTACATCTATTTTGTGGTGGATGAATCCTTCAAAAAACCCGGCAAGTTCCAAGGCACTGTGGAGGTGGAGTACTTTGACGCCGCCCCGGGCGCGCTGGGTCTGGAGTACGACGGCAGCGACCCCAACGCCCCCTTCAGCGGCGCCTACACGCGCGCCAAAGAAACTGTGAAGCTGGCCGGCTCCCAAACGTGGAAGACCGCCCAATTTCAGCTCACCGACGCCCGCCTGCTCAATTCACAAAACAAAGGCGCCGATTTCCGCCTGGTGGTCCAAGCCTCCGCGCTCATGGTCCGCCGCGTGGAATTGCGCAAACCCTGAATCCCCCGCTTAGCGGCCCTCCTTGGCCTCGCGCACAATCCGCGCATACTCGCCTGCCAGCCGGCTTAATTCCGCCCAGTTGGCGTCGCGCAGGATTTCCTTGGTAATCAAAGACGAGCCAATGCCCAGCGCCGCCGCCCCGGCTTTGATGAACTCGGCCGCATTTTGCAAAGTGACCCCGCCGGTGGGCACCATTTTCAAATGCGGCATCGGCGCCCGCAACGCCCGGAGATAAACAGGGCCAAGATTATCTGCCGGAAATATTTTCACAAAATCCGCGCCCGAAGTGTGGGCCAGTTGCGCCTCGGTGGGCGTGTACGCCCCCAACATGCAGACCCGTTGCGCGCCCCGCGCCGCCGCCGCCACCTCCACCTTGGTGATGGGCGACACCACAAACTCCGCCCCCGCGTCCAACGCCGCGCGCGCCATGGCCCCATCCAGCACCGACCCCATCCCCACAATGGCATGCTGGCCCAGGGACTTGATGACGTTTTTCATCACATTCACCGCGTCCGGCACGGTCATGGTGATTTCCAGAATGCTCACCCCCCCTTTGACCAGCGCCTCACACAACGGAACCACTTGCTCCGGCTGCTCCGCGCGGATAACGGCCACCACGCCCAGAAAATGAATGTCCGAAATAATTTTGGCCTTCGATCTCATGGCGCGTTGATTCTCAAAATCCTCTCCGCCGAGGCAAGCCAAAAACCAATGCCCCCCTTTTCAAACACCTCCCCCCATGCCACGGCATCAGCAGGCGGTTCACCCGCCTCCGCCCCGGCATGCCGGCAATCCATTCCGCCTTTTTTTCGACGCGGCCCGCATAATCCACTTGGCCGGGGCCATCGCTTTTGCTACGCTGCCGCCATGCCAGAGATTGCCAACTATGTGAGCCACGGGGCGCGGCTGATTACACCCGTCATCATGGAAAAAGTGCTGCGCCAGCTCCCCATGTGGAAAATCGAATTCACGCAAATTCAAGCGCCCAAGTACCCCCACCTGGTGACTCAACTGGAGTTTCTGGTGGACGCCGTGGAAGACTTCGCCGAGGGCGCGGACAAGGAGCTGCCCTATGTGGCCGTGGCCGAGGCCCTCTTTGCCCTCATGTACGCCCACAAAAAAGTGGACATCATCCCCGACTTCATGGCCACCCTCGGCCATGCCGATGATTCCAGCGTCGTGCGCGCCGCCCTCATCCAGAATGAAAAGGCCTTCGCCGCCTACGCCCAGCGGCACAAACGCGACTGGAAACGCATCACCAGCAAGCCCTGAAACTCACCCCCCCGGGCTGCCCCCGCGCGGATCCCGCGCGGCCAGAAAAGCCGCCAGCTCCGCCGCCATTTTCCCCCCAAAACCGGGCACCTCCGCAATCTCCTCCACCGTCGCCCGCCGCAGCCGCTGCACCGAACCAAATTTCTTGAGCAGCGCCGTCTTCCGTTGCTCGCCAATGCCCGGAAATTCATCCAAAATGCTCTCCGAGATCTTCCGCAGCCGCAACTGCGCATTATACGTGTTGGCCACCCGATGCGACTCATCCCGCACCCGCTGCAACAGCTTGAGCGCCCCGCGGTCATGCGACAGCCGCAGCGGCGCCGCCTCCCCCAGCCGGTAAATCTCCTCAAACTCCTTCGCCAGACCAATCACCGGCACCTGCCCCAAACCCAGCGCCTGCAGCTCCTTCACCGCCGCATTCAACTGCCCCTTTCCCCCGTCAATCAAAATCAACTGCGGCAACTCCCCCGCGCCCCCCTCCCGCAGCAGCCGCGTGTACCGCCGCCGCACCGCCTCCGCCATGCACGCAAAATCGTCCTGTCCGGTCACCCCCTTGATTTGATAGCGCCGGTACTGCGCCCGCTCCGGACGCCCCTCCCGAAACCGCACCAGCGACGCCACCGCCAGCGTGCCGCTGATGTTGGAAATGTCAAAACCCTCGATCACCCGCGGCGGCTCCGCCAGCCCCAGCGCCGCCGCCAAATCCGCCAAATCCGCCTCCGGATTCAGCGCCACCGGCAGATTGTGCGGCGTGCGCGTGAACGTCCGCGTCTTGCGCGTCGTCTCCTGCAGCGCCGTCCACAAATCCCGCAGCTCCGCGGCCC
This is a stretch of genomic DNA from Fontisphaera persica. It encodes these proteins:
- a CDS encoding bifunctional 4-hydroxy-2-oxoglutarate aldolase/2-dehydro-3-deoxy-phosphogluconate aldolase, which translates into the protein MRSKAKIISDIHFLGVVAVIRAEQPEQVVPLCEALVKGGVSILEITMTVPDAVNVMKNVIKSLGQHAIVGMGSVLDGAMARAALDAGAEFVVSPITKVEVAAAARGAQRVCMLGAYTPTEAQLAHTSGADFVKIFPADNLGPVYLRALRAPMPHLKMVPTGGVTLQNAAEFIKAGAAALGIGSSLITKEILRDANWAELSRLAGEYARIVREAKEGR
- a CDS encoding HAD family hydrolase, whose product is MKPKIVVFDLGNVLVDFDYRDSARALAEHASASAEEIYRFLFADGWLVQYEISAISSELFYTGFCRATGYRGTREYFEHWLGHIFVPIAPMVELLEEIRARGYPTWLFSNTNDIAARCVYEDFEFFRKFTGYIYSYEIRSMKPHPPMYETLEQRSGCRGAEILYLDDRPENVAAGVARGWQGMVHHDPAQTVPAVWAILENSISART
- the mutS gene encoding DNA mismatch repair protein MutS → MASETQLTPMMAQYRRIKSELPKDALLLFRLGDFYEMFFDDAKTGAEVCHLALTRRQQVPMCGIPYHAASGYIAKLLRAGHKVAICDQMEDARPGHLVKREVTQILSPGTHFDERLLQAERNNFLASVYPLNGRFGVAVVDLTTASFRATELTSETELTAELDRLAPAEIIVPAEAAALQTLLRPLHRFLNGYEDWVFAPETAVHTVREHFKVATLDGFGLRGHPAAVGAAGGALHYLTQHLRRDVSHLTTLSYYQTSEFLTLDATTLRHLEVLEPLHRDAPKAATLHGACNRTRTPMGARRLRDWLSQPLANATAIRRRQDVVAAWVQNPPLLEQFREQLEDIRDLERTLSRLSTGAGNARDLLALRLALLRLPALREVLRQLIEAQSRASEPTLLPPEPPPPDQPPSLLEELTAQITELPAVADLIGRAMVEDPPLALKEGGLIRDGFNPQLDELRNAMRGGKDWIAQLQQREIERTGIASLKVRFNSVFGYYIEITKANLDKVPPEYQRKQTIANGERFITPELKQMEAKILGAEERAARLEYELFQEVRGEVLRHLPTLQQTAAAIAQLDVLATFAENARLFQYCRPDVRDEGILSIRDGRHPMLEQTLVEERFVPNDVFLDGTTRQIALITGPNMAGKSTYLRQVALLVLLAHTGSFIPATEARIDLVDRIFTRIGASDDLARGQSTFMVEMSETANILNNATRRSLIILDEIGRGTSTFDGLSLAWSIVEHLHNVVGAKVLFATHYHELTELAARLPRLANFNVAVREWHDKILFLRKIVEGGTDKSYGIQVARLAGVPKAVIDRAKVILRNLEESELTPEGNVRQPARQRAEREKLQALEPNPQLDLFASS
- the dnaX gene encoding DNA polymerase III subunit gamma/tau — protein: MAYQVLARKYRPQRFSDVVGQEHVTRTLAQAIQQNRIAHAYIFCGPRGTGKTTIARIFAKCLNCTDGPRVDFREDDPRVVEITEGRSMDVLEIDGASNNSVEQVRDLRETVKYAPAASRFKIYIIDEVHMLSTSAFNALLKTLEEPPPHVKFFFATTDPEKVLPTILSRCQRFDLRRIPSLLIVQQLARIAKAEGVEVEEAALQAIARGCDGGMRDAESALDQLISFCGGKIVEADVLSMYGLAAQSQLLSMAGAVLAGDAVQAMRELDAAAQAGKDLARLVGDLLRHFRNLLIYQVSQGDRSLLEVSEAEWEAMKPQLAGVTTDTLTRIMEVLSECELQLREAASRKILIELALWKACQARQAVSLEAVLQQLQRLRTEAAAGGASEAPASAAAPPAGSLRAAVEAQTGRASRPAPAAAPANPPSGAPPPQARAANEPVAGTALQELWGRLLAEMREQRPMLYSSFALAFPVSFERGDLVIGFAPDNKANMVLASGDAHRAWLVQRLAALGWPDVRLKFIEASPPAAPLPAVTASAPAEAGASAAAPAAAPKGAPKNLNDYKNDPEIARALELFRGMLRQVVHPSGNT
- a CDS encoding Smr/MutS family protein; protein product: MDSSPIQWPIDGVLDLHSFRPQDVADVLQEYLAQCRARGILQVRVIHGKGQGVLCRTVHALLARLPEVQSFALATPAFGGHGATIVHLQPLP
- a CDS encoding DUF5010 domain-containing protein → MQFHTNPLWMLAAMLATWTPALPAAQREIPPAFGPYLNLKEADFTGTRSFTAKDKIVATYYFYWYDIYTKSHIIDHDGTDALTTHPPTLEDFSYQSIAWHKKQFLDMQEAGIDVALPVFWGAPSEQDPKAGLHWSYEGLKVMVQARDELVKAGKKPPLLGLFYDTSTLQFNQWGVHVDLTTDYGRRWFYATIRDFFSMVPPRHWAMIDGKPLVLLYAAAFAKAHDQSCVDYLMEQFPKDFGGRRPYFVRQNSWNVKADNTVAWGGALGLVNPGVASLGPGYDHSAVPGRTPLVVDRRGGKFYEEQWLKFLRRPSNIVTLETWNEFHEGTDICESREYGRQYINLTKKYVRLFKQGYVPPWPKGAYDKARSVSMLLAEKNTERGLQWVENDDGKTTPATAGGLPCRAAQITPKGGTYIYFVVDESFKKPGKFQGTVEVEYFDAAPGALGLEYDGSDPNAPFSGAYTRAKETVKLAGSQTWKTAQFQLTDARLLNSQNKGADFRLVVQASALMVRRVELRKP
- a CDS encoding YbaB/EbfC family nucleoid-associated protein; the protein is MSSIGKLMKQAARMQQQITAIQQQLAQQTVEATSGGGAVKAVATCDGRLKSIRLDPQTLNPGDAEVLEDLVLTAVNQALDQARKINETEMQKVTAGFNLPGLT
- the recR gene encoding recombination mediator RecR translates to MGALPESLQRLVGALGQLPGIGPRTAERLALHLVQREPEAVKLLAAALVEAREKVQACAQCGGLTEIQPCALCADPRRDAALLCVVETPVDILRLEKAGAYRGLYHVLGGRLSPTTGVEPEDLRIAELEARLAEGRVKEVVLALGSDVESDATCYYLARRLAGQGVPVTRLAQGLPAGAGLEFADEITLSRALEGRRRVE
- the rsmI gene encoding 16S rRNA (cytidine(1402)-2'-O)-methyltransferase, with translation MSEAAPAPTAELPPLTPGTLYLVATPIGNLEDITLRALRVLRECDVVAAEDTRHSARLLQHYGIRKPLISCFKFNEARRSEAILERLARGEKVALVTDAGSPGISDPGERVVRAARAAGYRVEAVPGPCALVAALTVSGLPTDEFHFVGFLPHKSGARRKRLEALGGVPGTLVLYESPFRIQRLLEELAEVCPEREVVLARELTKKFEEVLRGRPAELLERARQRPLKGEFVVLVSGPAHPACPSPEDSVA